Proteins from a genomic interval of Trifolium pratense cultivar HEN17-A07 linkage group LG6, ARS_RC_1.1, whole genome shotgun sequence:
- the LOC123893280 gene encoding protein LAX PANICLE 2-like, whose amino-acid sequence MTMVPSQSNKQNYKTINGDYVFYNNNTTTSAMNQFQFVEDYNNYNNCLRSEFLLRHMAEEEESSSRLNTITTTHHNESEPELEPEPETISTSKEEEEQEQNNSNNNNNWLQLSIGNTVVTTTSKHDRDHNQAPTTSSGLLELELLPTNWTSSRPNLEQPSIRGCSTFNSSLFLEQTTSSSSSSSMSISMSMPSGPTYGHQQQQHQHLVPHNWAFGPLHLPHSMAIMHSSTSYIPSLSSSSQSCSSLRPSLGPNYYPQYHHASPFYFPSSSSSSSGFDQFDVAGPSSSSHIAFRVVDPPRRPHSGIWFMLQASQNQVKEPCLPQIPKNYLRIKDGRMTVRLLLKYLVSKLKLESESEIEITCRGQQLLPFLTLQHVRDNIWTPRDTTTRPLLSDSSTADHVMVLHYGRSTS is encoded by the exons ATGACCATGGTTCCTTCTCAGAGCaacaaacaaaattacaaaactATTAATGGTGATTATGTTTTCTACAACAACAATACAACAACAAGTGCTATGAACCAATTTCAATTTGTTGAAGACTACAACAACTACAATAATTGTTTAAGATCTGAATTTTTGTTGAGGCACATggctgaagaagaagaatcatcATCAAGACTCAACACTATCACAACTACTCATCACAACGAATCTGAACCTGAACTCGAACCCGAACCAGAAACTATTTCTACTtcaaaggaagaagaagaacaagaacaaaataattcaaacaacaacaataattggCTTCAACTAAGCATAGGTAACACGGTCGTGACAACAACCTCAAAACACGACCGTGATCACAACCAAGCTCCAACAACCAGTTCAGGTTTATTGGAGCTTGAGTTATTACCAACAAATTGGACTTCTTCACGGCCCAATTTAGAGCAACCATCGATTAGAGGTTGCTCAACTTTTaattcttctttgtttttagaACAAACAACatcctcttcttcttcgtcATCGATGTCCATATCTATGTCCATGCCGAGCGGGCCAACATAcggtcatcaacaacaacaacatcaacatctAGTACCACATAACTGGGCATTTGGTCCATTACATCTACCACATTCTATGGCAATTATGCATTCTTCTACATCTTATATTCCCTCTTTATCTTCTTCGTCGCAATCTTGCTCTTCTTTAAGGCCTTCTTTAGGACCTAATTATTATCCTCAATATCATCATGCATCACCCTTttattttccttcatcatcttcatcttcttctggaTTTGATCAATTTGATGTGGCTGGACCTAGCTCATCATCTCATATCGCTTTTCGCGTAGTTGATCCTCCTCGTAGACCTCATTCCGGAATTTGGTTTATGCTACAAGCTTCACAAAACCA AGTGAAAGAACCATGCTTGCCACAAATACCTAAGAACTATCTTAGAATCAa AGATGGAAGAATGACAGTTCGGTTGCTGTTGAAGTATTTGGTTAGTAAACTAAAGCTGGAGAGCGAATCAGAG ATAGAGATAACATGCAGAGGACAACAACTTTTACCTTTCTTGACGTTGCAGCATGTGAGGGATAATATTTGGACCCCAAGGGACACTACAACAAGGCCTTTGCTTTCAGATTCCTCAACAGCAGATCATGTTATGGTGCTTCATTATGGTAGAAGCACTTCTTGA
- the LOC123889452 gene encoding uncharacterized protein LOC123889452, producing the protein MAPETHFPLLEPLITSAPEIIPETTAEPNANIAAPPALAPKRQRRPSVRLGEIGDQRDTSRLYNHLALSWRVPKEPSRTSKARTATNLANGGDNSGNQRRGKAKRGSTKRLRSDHAPKPIDENGSERFMNFDHNHDHNRNSHTHSVDENGNDYWHVDPYNGDRIRGLEIEGGESESREQRKNEGVLSWLFELRLSRYAPIFEIHEVDDDLLPLLTLEDLKDMGISAVGSRRKMFTAIQKLRKGVP; encoded by the coding sequence ATGGCGCCGGAGACACATTTTCCGCTGCTGGAGCCTCTGATCACATCCGCACCGGAAATCATACCAGAAACGACGGCGGAACCAAACGCCAATATCGCCGCTCCTCCCGCCTTAGCTCCAAAACGGCAACGTCGTCCAAGCGTCCGTTTAGGTGAGATCGGCGATCAACGCGACACCTCGCGTCTCTATAACCATCTCGCGTTGAGTTGGAGAGTTCCGAAAGAACCTTCCAGAACCTCGAAAGCACGAACCGCAACAAATCTCGCAAACGGAGGAGACAATTCCGGTAACCAACGAAGAGGCAAAGCTAAGCGAGGCTCAACGAAACGATTGAGATCGGATCATGCTCCGAAACCGATCGACGAGAACGGTAGTGAAAGATTCATGAATTTCGATCACAATCATGATCATAATCGAAATAGCCATACACACTCTGTTGATGAGAACGGTAACGATTACTGGCATGTGGATCCATACAATGGTGATAGAATTAGGGGTTTGGAAATCGAAGGCGGTGAATCGGAATCGAGGGAACAAAGAAAGAACGAGGGAGTGTTATCTTGGTTATTTGAATTAAGGTTGAGTAGGTATGCTCCAATATTTGAGATTCATGAGGTTGATGATGATTTACTTCCCCTGTTGACATTGGAAGATCTCAAAGATATGGGAATTAGTGCTGTTGGTTCAAGAAGGAAAATGTTCACTGCAATCCAGAAACTTCGAAAAGGGGTTCCATGA